The following are encoded in a window of Ignicoccus islandicus DSM 13165 genomic DNA:
- the ilvC gene encoding ketol-acid reductoisomerase — translation MAQIWKDEDVSLEPLKGRKVAVIGYGSQGRAWALNMRDSGVDVIVGLRPNGKSWDQAKADGFEPLPIPEAAKKADVIVMLIPDMAQPEVYEKYIEPNLEEGNALVFAHGFNIHYGLIKPPKNVDVVMVAPKSPGPKVREAYLQGRGVPALVAVHQDATGKAWDLVLAIAKAIGCTRAGVIKTTFKEETETDLIGEQTVLVGGLMELLLKGFENLVELGYQPEIAYFEAINEAKLIMDLIWQYGFYGMLKRVSDTAKYGGLTVGPRVIDEHVKENMKKASERVLNGEFAKEWVEEYKSGSKKLTELMEKVKEHPAEKVGRELRKMMGLEEE, via the coding sequence ATGGCCCAAATATGGAAAGACGAAGACGTTAGCTTAGAGCCTCTAAAGGGAAGGAAAGTCGCTGTGATAGGTTACGGATCTCAAGGTAGGGCTTGGGCACTAAATATGAGAGACAGCGGCGTGGACGTAATAGTAGGTCTGAGACCCAACGGGAAGAGCTGGGATCAAGCGAAGGCAGACGGCTTCGAACCACTTCCCATTCCAGAGGCAGCTAAGAAGGCGGACGTAATAGTAATGCTAATTCCCGACATGGCTCAACCCGAAGTATACGAGAAATACATTGAACCCAACTTGGAAGAGGGGAACGCTTTAGTATTCGCTCACGGTTTCAACATCCACTACGGCCTAATTAAACCTCCTAAGAACGTAGACGTTGTAATGGTGGCTCCCAAGAGCCCAGGTCCCAAAGTGAGGGAAGCTTACTTACAAGGAAGGGGCGTTCCAGCTCTAGTGGCGGTTCACCAAGACGCTACTGGAAAGGCTTGGGATTTGGTACTAGCAATTGCGAAAGCCATAGGCTGCACCAGAGCCGGAGTGATAAAGACCACGTTTAAGGAGGAGACCGAGACCGATCTCATAGGAGAGCAAACCGTACTGGTAGGCGGTTTAATGGAGCTCTTGCTAAAGGGCTTCGAGAACTTGGTAGAACTCGGTTACCAACCGGAAATAGCTTACTTCGAGGCAATAAACGAAGCGAAATTGATAATGGACTTAATATGGCAGTACGGCTTCTACGGAATGCTAAAGAGGGTTAGCGACACCGCCAAGTACGGAGGCTTAACTGTAGGTCCTAGGGTAATAGACGAACACGTCAAGGAGAACATGAAGAAGGCTTCAGAAAGGGTTCTCAATGGCGAATTCGCGAAGGAATGGGTCGAGGAATACAAGAGCGGATCCAAGAAATTAACGGAGCTCATGGAGAAAGTTAAGGAACACCCTGCCGAGAAGGTCGGAAGGGAACTTAGGAAAATGATGGGATTAGAGGAAGAGTGA
- the thsB gene encoding thermosome subunit beta, giving the protein MAARPIESMGVPVVILKEGSSRTYGREALRSNMMAARAVAEVLRTTFGPKGMDKMLVDSLGDITITNDGATILDKMDLQHPAAKLLVQISKGQDEEVGDGTKRAVIFAGELLKQAEDLLNKDVHPTIIIQGYKKALERALEKINEVAEAIDPTDKEKLKRIALTSLASKGVQEAREYFAEIAVEAVDTIKEKRGDKWYVDLDYVQIVKKHGGSLKDTKLVKGVILDKEVVHPGMPKRVENAKIAVLDTPLEIEKPELDAEIRITSPEQLKLLLEEKEEILRKKVEKLKEVGANVVITQKGIDEVAQYYLAKNGILAVRRVKRSDLEKVARATGARIISNIEDLTPEDLGEAQLVEERKVGDDKMVFIEGAKNPRAVSILVRGGFERIVDEAERSLRDALSAVADAVKAGKIVGAGGAPEVELALDLREFARKVGGKEQLAVEAFARALEGVVMALVENAGLDPVEKLMQLRAKHSNGCKHCGVDVYTGEIVDMVEKGNFEAVAVPANAIKSGTEAATLILRIDDIVVAGKKEEEKEKKP; this is encoded by the coding sequence ATGGCGGCGAGACCTATCGAGAGCATGGGTGTCCCGGTAGTAATACTAAAGGAAGGTTCCAGCAGAACTTACGGTAGGGAAGCTCTAAGGAGCAACATGATGGCTGCTAGAGCCGTTGCAGAGGTGTTGAGGACCACCTTTGGACCTAAGGGCATGGACAAGATGCTGGTAGACAGCTTGGGCGACATCACCATAACCAATGACGGTGCAACCATCCTGGACAAGATGGACCTACAGCACCCCGCAGCTAAGCTACTAGTCCAAATCTCCAAGGGTCAAGACGAGGAGGTAGGCGACGGTACCAAGAGGGCCGTCATCTTCGCTGGAGAACTCCTAAAGCAGGCTGAGGACCTCCTAAACAAGGACGTCCATCCGACCATAATTATTCAAGGTTACAAGAAGGCCCTAGAGAGGGCGCTCGAGAAAATAAACGAGGTCGCAGAGGCTATTGATCCAACTGATAAGGAGAAGTTGAAGAGGATAGCCCTTACCAGCCTGGCTAGCAAGGGCGTACAAGAGGCCCGCGAATACTTCGCCGAAATAGCAGTAGAGGCAGTGGATACTATCAAGGAGAAGAGAGGCGACAAGTGGTACGTTGACTTAGATTACGTACAAATAGTAAAGAAGCACGGAGGCAGCCTGAAGGACACTAAGTTAGTGAAGGGCGTAATCCTCGACAAGGAAGTAGTACACCCCGGTATGCCCAAGAGAGTAGAGAACGCGAAGATAGCCGTACTCGACACGCCGTTAGAAATCGAGAAGCCTGAACTAGACGCAGAGATAAGGATAACTAGCCCAGAGCAGCTCAAGCTCCTATTAGAAGAGAAGGAAGAGATACTGAGGAAGAAGGTCGAGAAGCTCAAAGAGGTCGGCGCTAACGTAGTGATAACTCAGAAGGGTATCGACGAAGTTGCTCAGTACTACCTCGCGAAGAACGGCATCCTAGCCGTAAGGAGGGTAAAGAGGAGCGACCTAGAGAAGGTAGCGAGAGCCACCGGAGCGAGGATAATCAGCAACATCGAAGACCTAACTCCCGAAGACCTAGGTGAGGCCCAGTTAGTCGAAGAGAGGAAGGTAGGAGACGACAAGATGGTATTCATCGAAGGCGCCAAGAACCCAAGAGCAGTATCCATACTCGTGAGGGGAGGCTTCGAGAGGATAGTCGATGAAGCTGAGAGGAGCCTAAGAGACGCCCTAAGCGCTGTCGCCGACGCTGTGAAGGCAGGAAAGATAGTAGGCGCGGGCGGAGCCCCTGAAGTGGAACTGGCGCTAGACTTGAGAGAGTTCGCCAGGAAGGTTGGAGGCAAGGAGCAGCTAGCCGTTGAGGCCTTCGCCAGAGCTCTCGAAGGAGTGGTTATGGCGCTCGTCGAGAACGCCGGTCTCGACCCAGTAGAGAAGCTAATGCAACTAAGAGCCAAGCACAGCAACGGTTGCAAGCACTGCGGCGTCGACGTATACACTGGCGAGATCGTAGACATGGTCGAGAAAGGTAACTTCGAGGCAGTAGCAGTTCCAGCTAACGCCATCAAGAGCGGAACTGAGGCGGCAACTCTGATACTCAGGATCGACGACATCGTCGTAGCTGGAAAGAAGGAAGAAGAAAAGGAGAAGAAGCCCTAA
- a CDS encoding NAD(P)/FAD-dependent oxidoreductase — MKEKILILGGGVAGLTFAKELAARGIESTVISLHDYYISGPSRPLVLSGEQQVDRITRGYNFLPKEVKVKYGRVVRVDLDNNKVVLAHGTSEKEVEYEYLAIALGTRYAYDAIKIEDHVFNVYDLGKLFDLKNLIWNATEGTIVVNAPKMPYRCAPAPGETVMTIDMVLRHRGVRDKFKLIFVDANEKPQPAVIADVWLSLFEKAQIEVHLGKEITEVTKEGVVLSDGTEIKADYKVILPPNKPALFENWLEVRGPKDLRLKDYDNVFAIGEVAKLPFPKNAEVTMISARNAAIKLMEMLGVGGGNYIDYKFSGWAYAGNLSGELKTLSVQFSLDFSSGKPVGSKDPEPKYEYTQRKDAWEQGLLKQLFGY; from the coding sequence ATGAAGGAAAAGATCTTGATACTAGGCGGTGGCGTTGCCGGCCTTACTTTCGCCAAGGAACTCGCTGCTAGGGGAATCGAAAGTACTGTAATAAGCCTTCACGACTATTACATCAGCGGTCCCTCCAGGCCTCTAGTGCTTAGCGGCGAACAACAAGTGGACAGGATAACTAGGGGATACAACTTCCTTCCCAAGGAAGTGAAGGTCAAGTACGGAAGAGTTGTTAGGGTCGATTTGGATAATAACAAGGTAGTTCTAGCACACGGAACCTCTGAAAAGGAAGTGGAATACGAATACCTAGCTATAGCATTAGGCACCCGCTACGCTTACGATGCTATCAAGATTGAAGACCACGTCTTCAACGTGTACGACTTAGGTAAGCTGTTCGACTTGAAGAACTTGATATGGAACGCTACTGAAGGCACCATCGTAGTTAACGCTCCTAAGATGCCTTACCGCTGTGCGCCCGCGCCCGGCGAGACGGTAATGACTATCGATATGGTACTGAGGCACAGAGGCGTTAGGGACAAGTTTAAGCTGATATTCGTTGACGCTAACGAGAAGCCTCAGCCAGCGGTAATAGCTGACGTATGGCTAAGCTTGTTCGAGAAGGCACAGATCGAAGTTCACCTAGGAAAGGAGATTACCGAAGTTACTAAGGAAGGCGTAGTGCTAAGCGATGGAACTGAAATTAAGGCCGACTACAAGGTAATACTACCGCCTAACAAACCAGCGCTCTTCGAGAATTGGCTAGAAGTAAGAGGTCCGAAGGACCTAAGGTTGAAGGACTACGACAACGTCTTTGCTATAGGTGAGGTAGCCAAGTTACCCTTCCCCAAGAACGCTGAAGTCACTATGATAAGCGCTAGGAACGCCGCCATAAAGCTCATGGAGATGCTCGGAGTAGGCGGTGGGAATTACATTGACTACAAGTTCTCAGGATGGGCCTACGCCGGTAACTTGAGCGGTGAGTTGAAGACTCTGAGCGTACAGTTCAGCTTGGACTTCAGCTCTGGAAAGCCTGTAGGTAGCAAGGACCCAGAGCCTAAGTACGAATACACCCAAAGGAAGGACGCATGGGAACAAGGATTACTGAAGCAATTATTCGGGTACTAA
- the gatE gene encoding Glu-tRNA(Gln) amidotransferase subunit GatE has translation MNYKDLGLKVGLELHQQLKTERKLFCHCKPELVEEDEEDVFERRLRPVRSELGEVDIAALFEWRKGRTYVYHAPRSASCLVEADEEPPHDVDTDSIVIALAMARAFGSHVVDEVHVMRKMVIDGSNTSGFQRTMLVALGGKVKIGEKEIGIQTICVEEDAARKIKEEGRFIHYKLDRLGIPLIEIATAPDIETPQEAKTVALRIGQMLRLTGRVKRGLGTIRQDLNVSIKGGAKTEIKGVQKLEIIDKVIEYEVMRQLRLLEIRDELIKRGVTKEEVLSQKEKDVTHIAMRSQSKLVRKALDGGAGAWAIRLPKFAGLLGKEVQPNRRFGTELADYAKFWAGVGGIIHSDELPKYGITIEEVKAIKEELGCSEEDAFVIVLATSDQARLALEAVKERAAKAIEGVPEETRAANPDGTTRFLRPRPGAARMYPETDVPPVTITEEMLAKAEKLKPKNPVELLMELTSKYGLSKDMAEKAISSVRFDLTYRLIKKYHGKLPSSIIVRTVVDTLKELEREGIETDKIRDEQIEEVLDEVSKGTIAKEVIPDVLREVSKGKSVKDAIKDLGLTEKVDVEGIVREVVQSLREEIMKRGPDRSFGLVMGRVMEKVRGKVDGKVVAQAVRKALEELGK, from the coding sequence TTGAATTATAAGGATCTGGGTCTTAAAGTAGGTCTCGAATTACACCAACAATTGAAGACCGAGAGGAAACTGTTCTGCCACTGCAAACCGGAACTCGTTGAAGAAGACGAGGAAGATGTGTTCGAGAGGAGACTGAGACCCGTTAGGAGCGAATTGGGCGAAGTGGACATAGCGGCCCTTTTCGAGTGGAGGAAGGGAAGAACCTACGTCTACCACGCTCCCCGCTCTGCTTCTTGTTTAGTTGAAGCTGACGAGGAACCACCTCACGACGTGGACACTGATAGCATTGTAATTGCCCTAGCCATGGCTAGGGCCTTCGGCTCACACGTCGTAGACGAAGTACACGTTATGAGGAAGATGGTTATCGACGGATCCAATACCTCGGGCTTCCAGAGGACTATGCTAGTCGCCTTGGGCGGTAAGGTTAAGATAGGAGAGAAGGAGATAGGTATACAGACCATATGCGTAGAGGAGGACGCAGCTAGGAAAATAAAGGAGGAAGGAAGGTTCATACACTACAAATTGGATAGGCTTGGGATACCTCTAATAGAAATAGCTACAGCACCGGACATTGAGACCCCGCAAGAAGCTAAGACTGTAGCTTTGAGAATAGGCCAAATGTTGAGGCTCACTGGGAGAGTGAAGAGGGGCCTTGGAACTATAAGGCAAGACTTGAACGTTTCGATAAAGGGAGGAGCCAAGACTGAAATTAAGGGCGTTCAGAAACTCGAAATAATAGATAAAGTAATTGAGTACGAAGTGATGCGTCAATTGAGACTGCTTGAAATAAGGGATGAATTAATTAAGAGAGGTGTAACGAAGGAGGAAGTATTGTCTCAAAAGGAAAAGGACGTAACGCATATTGCGATGAGATCTCAAAGCAAGCTGGTTAGAAAGGCGTTAGATGGGGGAGCGGGAGCTTGGGCAATAAGGTTACCTAAGTTCGCTGGACTCCTAGGGAAGGAAGTTCAGCCCAACAGGAGGTTCGGAACAGAATTAGCTGATTACGCTAAGTTCTGGGCAGGCGTTGGCGGTATCATACACAGCGACGAGTTGCCGAAGTACGGGATAACTATTGAAGAAGTGAAAGCGATCAAGGAGGAGCTCGGCTGTTCCGAAGAGGACGCTTTCGTAATTGTCTTAGCGACCTCCGATCAAGCTAGACTGGCTCTAGAGGCCGTGAAGGAAAGAGCCGCTAAGGCAATAGAAGGCGTTCCCGAAGAGACGCGCGCAGCTAATCCAGATGGTACCACCCGATTCCTAAGACCTAGACCCGGTGCAGCTAGGATGTATCCCGAGACCGACGTACCTCCCGTAACGATAACAGAGGAAATGTTAGCGAAAGCCGAGAAGCTAAAGCCTAAGAATCCAGTGGAACTTTTGATGGAGCTCACCTCAAAGTACGGCCTATCCAAGGACATGGCCGAAAAGGCAATCTCTAGCGTTAGGTTCGATCTAACGTATAGGCTCATAAAGAAGTACCACGGCAAGCTCCCCTCTTCAATTATTGTGAGGACGGTCGTTGATACATTGAAGGAGCTAGAGAGGGAGGGAATAGAAACAGATAAAATAAGAGATGAGCAGATAGAGGAGGTATTGGATGAGGTCAGTAAAGGTACCATAGCTAAGGAAGTGATACCGGACGTCCTCAGGGAAGTGAGCAAGGGTAAGAGCGTTAAGGATGCTATAAAGGACTTAGGTCTTACGGAGAAGGTAGACGTGGAAGGAATAGTCAGGGAAGTCGTCCAGAGCTTGAGAGAGGAAATAATGAAGAGAGGTCCCGATAGGAGCTTCGGTCTCGTCATGGGTCGCGTAATGGAGAAAGTAAGAGGCAAGGTCGATGGTAAAGTAGTCGCTCAAGCGGTTAGGAAGGCATTGGAGGAACTCGGGAAATGA
- the carB gene encoding carbamoyl-phosphate synthase (glutamine-hydrolyzing) large subunit, with protein MKVDLKKVLVIGSGAIKIGEAAEFDYSGSQALKALKEEGIQSVLVNPNVATVQTTYKLADRIYFYPLTEEFLEKVIEKERPDGVMIGFGGQTALTLGVRLWKKGVFQKYGIKVLGTPIRGIVNATDKTLFKELMNSKGIPMPPSKGVSSVEEAIEAAKEIGYPVIVRIAFTLGGKGSFIAWNEGELRKWVKRALAQSEVGRVLIEKYLHHWKEIEYEVVRDSKGNVAAIACLENLDPMGVHTGDSIVIAPCQTLTNREYQLLRDTSFRVAEAVELVGEGNVQLALDPRSEVHYVIETNPRMSRSSALASKATGYPLAYIAAKLALGYELWEILNKVTGVTCACFEPSLDYVVLKVPRWDLEKFDGAIKTLDSEMKSIGEVMAVGRNVAEAFQKALRMLDIGSDGLTDLSEEIEKLSKEEALEKLRRREPYWPFYAVKALKEGATLDEIHEAYGVDKYFLYWIEEVVRAEEKERNYERLKKLGFSDNKLGVDVRNGALPWVKRIDTLAAEWPAITNYLYLTYDGMEDDVSFENKRLKTVVLGAGVFRIGVSVEFDWAVVNLAKSLKEMGSEEVIVVNYNPETVSTDWDENEKLYFDEISVESVYKIVKKERPWGVAAFAGGQLTNKLYKKLQDLGIPLLGTSGTSVDIAEDRNKFSELLDKLGIPQPPWISASSIEEVKRFVEEVGFPVILRPSYVISGYAMKVVWNWEQLEDFLKLSSKVSPEYPVVVSKFLADSIEAELDGVGDSKNTIAIPLSHIEPAGVHSGDSTMVTPPLLNLDVVSKMKEIAYTLVNELEIIGPYNLQFLIYNNKPYVIELNLRASRSMPFTSKARGINLMEYSARAVLRGALGIESSEGVIEPSARAWGVKSPQFSWTQIKGAYPELGPEMRSTGEVAAFHQTYEKALLLSWLSATPNKLPKPNSKVLVYTLENYFKRDLEHAIQAAKIFDELGYEVITYDRAPLEGFTALSKSEILRLMQSNEIGLVVTSGSNKNLDYEIRRSAVDLNVPLILNSSLGMEIAKAMKTVRDIESVEVLEYSETLFSKRSEPRRP; from the coding sequence GTGAAGGTGGACTTAAAGAAGGTACTCGTCATAGGTTCGGGAGCAATAAAAATAGGTGAGGCCGCTGAGTTCGATTACAGTGGCAGTCAAGCGCTTAAGGCTCTAAAGGAAGAGGGCATCCAATCAGTTCTAGTTAACCCAAACGTGGCAACGGTTCAAACGACTTACAAACTGGCAGACAGGATATACTTCTACCCATTAACTGAGGAGTTCTTAGAGAAAGTAATCGAAAAGGAGAGACCAGATGGGGTAATGATAGGATTCGGTGGGCAGACTGCCTTAACGCTCGGAGTCAGGTTATGGAAGAAAGGCGTGTTCCAAAAGTACGGGATAAAGGTACTGGGTACCCCGATTAGGGGCATAGTAAATGCGACGGACAAGACCCTCTTTAAAGAACTCATGAATAGCAAGGGCATTCCAATGCCTCCTAGTAAGGGCGTTTCTTCAGTTGAGGAAGCTATTGAAGCTGCTAAGGAAATAGGTTACCCAGTTATAGTAAGAATAGCGTTCACCTTAGGTGGAAAGGGCAGTTTCATCGCATGGAATGAAGGGGAACTAAGGAAATGGGTGAAGAGGGCCCTAGCTCAGAGCGAGGTAGGCAGAGTATTAATAGAGAAATATCTCCATCATTGGAAGGAGATCGAATACGAGGTTGTAAGAGATAGCAAAGGCAACGTGGCCGCAATAGCTTGCTTGGAGAACTTGGATCCCATGGGCGTCCATACGGGCGATTCGATAGTAATAGCGCCTTGTCAAACCCTAACTAATAGAGAATATCAGTTACTGAGAGATACTTCCTTTCGAGTGGCTGAGGCCGTAGAGCTCGTAGGGGAGGGTAACGTTCAATTAGCGCTCGATCCTAGGAGCGAGGTTCATTACGTAATAGAAACTAACCCTAGGATGAGTAGAAGCAGTGCCCTAGCTAGTAAGGCAACTGGTTACCCGCTCGCCTACATAGCAGCGAAGTTAGCGTTGGGATACGAGCTCTGGGAAATATTAAACAAAGTAACCGGAGTCACGTGCGCGTGTTTCGAACCTAGCCTAGACTACGTGGTACTAAAGGTACCGAGATGGGACTTAGAGAAGTTCGATGGCGCTATCAAGACGCTCGATAGCGAAATGAAGAGCATAGGTGAAGTAATGGCAGTTGGAAGAAACGTCGCTGAAGCTTTCCAGAAGGCATTGAGAATGTTAGACATAGGAAGCGATGGATTGACCGATTTAAGCGAAGAAATAGAGAAGCTCAGTAAAGAGGAAGCCCTTGAGAAGCTCAGAAGGAGGGAGCCCTACTGGCCTTTCTACGCTGTAAAGGCTCTAAAGGAAGGGGCAACCTTAGACGAAATTCACGAGGCCTATGGAGTAGATAAGTACTTCCTATACTGGATCGAGGAAGTAGTTAGGGCTGAAGAGAAAGAGCGGAACTACGAGCGCTTGAAGAAACTAGGTTTCTCTGATAATAAATTAGGAGTAGACGTAAGGAACGGTGCCTTACCATGGGTTAAGAGGATAGACACCTTAGCCGCTGAGTGGCCTGCGATAACGAATTACCTATATTTAACGTACGATGGCATGGAAGACGATGTGAGTTTCGAGAATAAGAGGCTGAAGACAGTAGTGCTCGGCGCTGGCGTGTTCAGGATAGGAGTTTCAGTGGAATTCGACTGGGCTGTAGTAAACTTGGCTAAGAGCTTAAAGGAGATGGGTTCCGAAGAGGTAATTGTAGTGAACTACAATCCCGAGACGGTCTCGACCGATTGGGACGAAAACGAAAAATTGTACTTCGACGAAATATCTGTAGAGAGCGTTTACAAGATAGTGAAGAAGGAAAGGCCGTGGGGGGTCGCCGCCTTCGCCGGCGGCCAACTCACTAACAAACTTTACAAAAAGCTACAAGACTTAGGAATACCGTTACTGGGAACCAGCGGAACTAGCGTAGACATTGCCGAGGACAGGAACAAGTTCAGCGAGCTCTTGGACAAGCTGGGCATTCCTCAACCGCCATGGATTAGCGCGAGCAGCATTGAGGAAGTGAAGAGGTTCGTGGAAGAAGTAGGCTTTCCGGTGATCTTGAGGCCAAGTTACGTGATAAGTGGCTACGCCATGAAAGTAGTGTGGAATTGGGAACAACTAGAGGATTTCCTGAAACTATCTAGTAAGGTCTCTCCCGAATATCCAGTAGTGGTTTCCAAGTTCCTCGCAGATTCCATAGAGGCGGAACTGGATGGAGTCGGTGACTCTAAGAACACCATAGCAATACCTTTGAGTCACATAGAACCAGCTGGCGTTCATTCCGGAGATTCCACTATGGTCACACCTCCTCTATTGAACCTAGACGTAGTATCTAAGATGAAGGAAATAGCATACACGTTAGTGAACGAACTTGAAATAATCGGACCCTATAACCTTCAGTTCCTGATATATAACAACAAGCCTTACGTAATTGAACTTAACCTTAGAGCTAGCAGGAGCATGCCCTTTACGAGCAAGGCCAGGGGAATTAACTTAATGGAATATTCTGCTAGAGCAGTGTTGAGGGGCGCGCTGGGAATAGAGAGTTCCGAAGGCGTAATCGAGCCGTCTGCTCGAGCGTGGGGCGTTAAGTCGCCCCAGTTCAGTTGGACCCAGATAAAGGGTGCGTACCCGGAACTAGGACCTGAAATGAGGAGCACGGGTGAAGTGGCCGCTTTCCATCAAACCTATGAGAAGGCGTTGCTGCTTTCGTGGCTCTCAGCCACTCCAAATAAGCTACCGAAGCCCAACTCCAAAGTATTAGTCTATACTTTAGAGAATTACTTCAAGAGGGACCTCGAACACGCGATACAAGCCGCCAAGATCTTCGATGAATTGGGCTATGAAGTAATAACCTACGATAGAGCGCCTTTAGAGGGGTTCACTGCCCTAAGCAAAAGCGAGATACTCAGATTAATGCAAAGCAATGAAATCGGTCTCGTAGTAACAAGTGGTTCTAATAAGAACTTAGATTACGAAATTAGGAGATCCGCCGTAGACCTAAACGTTCCATTAATTCTCAATTCATCGCTCGGCATGGAGATAGCTAAAGCAATGAAGACCGTGAGGGATATAGAGAGCGTTGAGGTCTTGGAGTACTCGGAAACCCTCTTTAGTAAACGTTCAGAACCCAGAAGGCCATAA